In the Burkholderia glumae LMG 2196 = ATCC 33617 genome, one interval contains:
- a CDS encoding response regulator, translating into MNKAAGNILLVEDSPLDAELTETALWSIGVHNPLVTVGDGEAALDYLLRRGAWSARAPGNPDFVLLDQGLPKLDGFEVLAAIRAETALDSLPVIMLTASTSEGDLNRCFELGADAHIIKPLKLANFLAAVECVSGKWALPNYLFPAFFGGSAA; encoded by the coding sequence ATGAACAAAGCTGCCGGAAACATCTTGCTGGTCGAGGATTCACCGCTGGACGCCGAACTGACGGAAACGGCACTGTGGTCGATCGGCGTACACAACCCGCTCGTCACGGTCGGCGACGGCGAGGCCGCGCTCGACTATCTGCTGCGCCGCGGCGCCTGGTCCGCGCGCGCGCCGGGCAACCCCGACTTCGTGCTGCTGGACCAGGGCCTGCCGAAGCTGGACGGCTTCGAGGTGCTCGCGGCGATCCGCGCCGAGACCGCGCTCGACAGCCTGCCGGTGATCATGCTGACGGCCTCGACGAGCGAGGGCGACCTGAACCGCTGCTTCGAACTCGGCGCCGACGCGCACATCATCAAGCCGCTGAAGCTGGCGAACTTCCTGGCCGCGGTGGAGTGTGTCAGCGGCAAGTGGGCGCTGCCGAACTATCTGTTCCCGGCCTTTTTCGGCGGCAGCGCGGCCTGA
- a CDS encoding ABC transporter permease — translation MFNLHAVRAIYRAEMARTWRTLTQSIIAPVISTSLYFVVFGSAIGSRISAVNGISYGSFIVPGLVMLSLLSQSISNASFGIYFPRFTGTIYEILAAPVSYWEIVLAYVGAAATKSVLVGFIILATASLFVPMHILHPVWMVLFLLLTAITFSLFGFVIGIWADSFEKLSLVPLLIVTPLTFLGGSFYSVDMLPPFWRVVTLFNPIVYLVSGFRWAFFGLADVHIGISLAMTALFLVVLLFVVAWIFRTGYRLKK, via the coding sequence ATGTTCAACCTGCACGCAGTTCGCGCGATCTACCGCGCGGAAATGGCCCGCACCTGGCGCACCCTGACCCAGAGCATCATCGCGCCGGTGATCTCCACCTCGCTCTACTTCGTCGTGTTCGGCTCGGCGATCGGCTCGCGCATCAGCGCCGTAAACGGCATCAGCTACGGGTCGTTCATCGTGCCGGGCCTCGTGATGCTGTCGCTGCTGTCGCAAAGCATCTCGAACGCCTCGTTCGGCATCTACTTCCCCCGCTTCACCGGCACCATCTACGAGATCCTCGCCGCGCCGGTCTCGTACTGGGAGATCGTGCTCGCCTATGTGGGCGCGGCCGCCACCAAGTCGGTGCTGGTCGGCTTCATCATCCTCGCCACCGCCAGCCTGTTCGTGCCGATGCACATCCTGCATCCGGTCTGGATGGTGCTGTTCCTGCTGCTCACCGCGATCACGTTCAGCCTGTTCGGCTTCGTGATCGGCATCTGGGCCGACAGCTTCGAGAAGCTCTCGCTGGTGCCGCTGCTGATCGTCACGCCGCTCACGTTCCTCGGCGGCAGCTTCTATTCGGTGGACATGCTGCCGCCGTTCTGGCGCGTGGTCACGCTGTTCAATCCGATCGTCTACCTGGTGAGCGGCTTTCGCTGGGCGTTCTTCGGGCTCGCCGACGTGCATATCGGCATCAGCCTCGCGATGACGGCGCTGTTCCTCGTCGTGCTGCTGTTCGTGGTGGCGTGGATCTTCCGCACCGGCTACCGCCTCAAGAAATGA
- a CDS encoding molybdopterin-dependent oxidoreductase, with the protein MATPDRAAPAAPSPAPCAAPAAGVVHVAGDMLRPAALSLAQLVELPSTVCEPFALRCFTSGRHIRDVERYRGVRLTELITRAGLRDPASGDFKRTIFLAIGHDGYAVTFSWHELFNTAVGEQAIVAHECGGRPLTAEAGGPLLFSGADISPAPRHVKRLASLVARVIAP; encoded by the coding sequence GTGGCCACGCCCGACCGCGCGGCTCCGGCCGCGCCATCGCCCGCCCCCTGCGCCGCGCCGGCCGCCGGCGTGGTCCACGTGGCCGGCGACATGCTGCGCCCGGCCGCGCTGTCGCTCGCTCAACTGGTCGAATTGCCGTCGACGGTCTGCGAGCCGTTCGCGCTGCGCTGCTTCACGAGCGGGCGCCATATTCGCGACGTCGAGCGCTATCGCGGCGTGCGGCTGACCGAGCTGATCACGCGCGCCGGGCTGCGTGATCCGGCCAGCGGCGATTTCAAGCGCACCATCTTCCTCGCGATCGGTCACGACGGCTATGCCGTCACGTTCTCGTGGCACGAGCTGTTCAACACCGCGGTCGGCGAGCAGGCGATCGTCGCCCACGAATGTGGCGGCCGGCCGCTGACGGCCGAGGCGGGCGGCCCCTTGCTGTTCTCGGGCGCCGACATCTCGCCCGCGCCGCGCCATGTGAAGCGGCTCGCCTCGCTCGTGGCGCGCGTGATCGCCCCCTGA
- a CDS encoding ornithine cyclodeaminase family protein, which yields MRNDAELVLLDKNVVEGLLAPDDVLDAVAAAFDLHRRGEGRVFPVIREPLATGGVFGIKAGDVQGEALLGFKAAGFWPANRGLGGEPHQATVMLVDPATGRPRCLIDGNAITTMRTGAAGGLGLRALARPDSRRVALFGSGVQARVQLDFALRMLPSLDTVQYLTARGEADPAFEARFCERCAISHARDADAAVAASDVVITATPGGGALFAAGAVRPGTHVNAVGADTRGKRELPAGLLERARLVVDDRVQARQIGEAQWAPQLDCVELGELLAAPRCPARGPDEITVFDMTGLALQDLTVARMLFERAGAARLGMRVAWPW from the coding sequence ATGAGAAACGATGCCGAACTGGTGCTGCTCGACAAGAACGTGGTGGAAGGGCTGCTGGCTCCGGACGACGTGCTGGATGCCGTGGCCGCGGCGTTCGACCTGCACCGGCGCGGCGAGGGCCGCGTGTTTCCGGTGATTCGCGAGCCGCTGGCCACGGGCGGCGTGTTCGGCATCAAGGCCGGCGACGTGCAGGGCGAGGCGCTGCTCGGCTTCAAGGCGGCCGGCTTCTGGCCGGCGAATCGCGGCCTTGGCGGCGAGCCGCATCAGGCCACCGTGATGCTGGTCGATCCGGCCACCGGGCGCCCGCGCTGCCTGATCGACGGCAACGCCATCACCACCATGCGCACCGGTGCCGCCGGCGGCCTCGGCCTGCGCGCGCTGGCGCGGCCCGACAGCCGGCGCGTCGCGCTGTTCGGCAGCGGCGTACAGGCGCGCGTGCAGCTGGATTTCGCGCTGCGCATGCTGCCCTCGCTCGACACGGTGCAGTACCTGACGGCCCGCGGCGAGGCCGATCCGGCCTTCGAGGCGCGGTTTTGCGAGCGCTGTGCGATCTCGCACGCGCGCGACGCGGACGCGGCGGTGGCCGCCAGCGACGTCGTAATCACGGCGACGCCGGGCGGCGGTGCGCTGTTCGCGGCCGGCGCGGTGCGGCCGGGCACGCACGTCAACGCGGTCGGTGCCGATACCAGGGGTAAGCGCGAGTTGCCGGCGGGGCTGCTCGAACGCGCTCGGCTGGTGGTCGACGATCGCGTCCAGGCGCGCCAGATCGGCGAGGCGCAATGGGCGCCGCAGCTCGACTGCGTCGAACTCGGCGAACTGCTGGCCGCGCCGCGGTGCCCCGCACGCGGCCCCGACGAGATCACCGTGTTCGATATGACGGGCCTCGCGTTGCAGGACCTGACGGTGGCGCGCATGCTGTTCGAGCGGGCCGGGGCGGCGCGGCTCGGCATGCGGGTGGCCTGGCCGTGGTGA
- a CDS encoding threo-3-hydroxy-L-aspartate ammonia-lyase, translating to MSQPNPPTYDDVAAAAERLAGHAHRTPVLTSRTVDEALGAQVFFKCENFQRMGAFKFRGAFNALSQFSAAQRKAGVVAFSSGNHAQAIALSAKLLGMPATIVMPHDAPAAKVAATRGYGGQVVIYDRYTEDREQIGRELAEQQGLTLIPPYDHPHVIAGQGTAAAELFDEVGPLEAVFAPLGGGGLLSGTALATRALAPGAELYGVEPEAGNDGQQSFASGSIVHIETPKTIADGAQTQHLGTLTFPIIRRDVNAILTASDAELVDCMRFFASRMKMLVEPTGCLAFAAARRMKAQLKGRRVGVVVSGGNIDLEKFCQLVSAAG from the coding sequence ATGAGCCAGCCGAATCCTCCGACCTACGACGACGTCGCCGCCGCCGCCGAACGCCTCGCCGGCCACGCCCACCGCACGCCCGTGCTGACGTCGCGCACGGTCGACGAGGCGCTGGGCGCGCAGGTGTTCTTCAAGTGCGAGAACTTCCAGCGCATGGGCGCGTTCAAGTTCCGTGGCGCGTTCAACGCGCTCTCGCAGTTCAGCGCGGCGCAGCGCAAGGCCGGCGTGGTCGCGTTCTCGTCGGGCAACCACGCGCAGGCGATCGCGCTGTCGGCCAAGCTGCTCGGCATGCCGGCCACGATCGTGATGCCGCACGACGCGCCGGCCGCGAAGGTCGCGGCCACGCGCGGCTACGGCGGCCAGGTGGTGATCTACGACCGCTACACCGAGGACCGCGAGCAGATCGGCCGCGAGCTTGCCGAGCAGCAGGGCCTTACGCTGATCCCGCCGTATGACCACCCGCACGTGATCGCCGGGCAGGGCACCGCGGCGGCCGAACTGTTCGATGAGGTCGGCCCGCTCGAGGCGGTGTTCGCGCCGCTCGGCGGCGGCGGGCTGCTGTCGGGCACCGCGCTCGCCACGCGCGCGCTGGCGCCGGGCGCCGAACTCTACGGCGTCGAACCCGAGGCCGGCAACGACGGCCAGCAGTCGTTCGCCTCGGGCTCGATCGTCCATATCGAGACGCCGAAGACGATTGCCGACGGCGCGCAGACGCAGCATCTGGGCACGCTCACGTTCCCGATCATCCGCCGCGACGTCAACGCGATCCTGACCGCGAGCGATGCCGAACTGGTCGACTGCATGCGCTTTTTCGCCTCGCGCATGAAGATGCTGGTCGAGCCCACCGGCTGCCTCGCGTTTGCCGCGGCGCGCCGCATGAAGGCGCAGTTGAAGGGGCGCCGCGTCGGCGTGGTGGTGAGCGGCGGCAACATCGATCTCGAGAAGTTCTGCCAGCTGGTGTCGGCGGCCGGCTGA
- a CDS encoding winged helix-turn-helix domain-containing protein, which translates to MTKPAASPSDVAPPPAPAGAPRVHFRMRIRRGETVALGPGKVTLLEAVREHGSISAAARHLGMSYRRAWLLIDELNRSLRAPATHSEQGGASGGGCTLTPVGESIVALYREIEDEAQRHCAKQIAALTAMMQP; encoded by the coding sequence ATGACCAAGCCTGCCGCTTCCCCGTCCGACGTCGCACCGCCGCCCGCACCTGCCGGCGCGCCTCGCGTCCACTTCCGCATGCGCATCCGCCGCGGCGAAACCGTCGCGCTCGGTCCCGGCAAGGTCACGCTGCTCGAAGCCGTGCGTGAGCACGGCTCGATCTCGGCGGCCGCGCGCCATCTCGGCATGTCGTACCGACGCGCCTGGCTGCTGATCGACGAGTTGAACCGCTCGCTGCGCGCGCCGGCCACGCATTCGGAGCAGGGCGGCGCGAGCGGCGGCGGCTGCACGCTGACGCCGGTCGGCGAATCGATCGTCGCGCTCTATCGCGAGATCGAGGACGAGGCGCAACGGCATTGCGCGAAGCAGATCGCCGCGCTCACCGCGATGATGCAGCCCTGA
- a CDS encoding lactonase family protein yields the protein MSTPLSASHVVYVSNSEDGDLSVYHLDAAQGRLEPFARTPAGSVVMPQAPTQDGLRLYVATRGTEPAIVAYEIGAQGALTQRFSTPIDASLAYLSVDHAGRLLFGASYGGSRLFVFDANRLAHGDGTPLQFIDRIQNAHSIIVSDDDRYAYAASLGLDRILFYGIARAGDEAALIARGELATPAGFGPRHLRLAPDGATLYAIGEFHGTVLAIARDPVTGELGEATVSDLAPSIAHLPHGAPRPPAPTAPCVWAADLQVSPDGRHVHATERTTSRIITFRVGEQRALHYASCIETEKQPRGIRLSPDGTLLAASGELSPFISLYRVDAASGALTPVARVAGGKGANWIEILPLGSA from the coding sequence ATGAGCACTCCGCTGTCCGCCTCCCACGTCGTCTACGTCTCGAACTCCGAGGACGGCGACCTTTCCGTCTACCATCTCGACGCGGCGCAGGGCCGGCTCGAGCCGTTCGCCCGCACGCCGGCCGGCAGCGTGGTGATGCCGCAGGCGCCCACGCAGGACGGCCTGCGTCTGTACGTGGCCACGCGCGGCACCGAGCCGGCCATCGTCGCCTACGAGATCGGCGCACAAGGCGCGCTGACGCAGCGCTTCTCGACGCCGATCGACGCAAGCCTCGCCTACCTGTCGGTCGACCACGCCGGGCGCCTGCTGTTCGGCGCGTCCTACGGCGGCAGCCGCCTGTTCGTGTTCGACGCAAACCGCCTCGCGCACGGCGACGGCACGCCGCTGCAGTTCATCGACCGGATTCAGAACGCGCACTCGATCATCGTCTCCGACGACGACCGCTATGCCTACGCGGCCTCGCTGGGCCTCGACCGGATCCTTTTCTACGGCATCGCGCGCGCCGGCGACGAGGCGGCGCTGATCGCGCGCGGCGAACTCGCGACGCCGGCCGGCTTCGGCCCGCGCCACCTGCGCCTCGCGCCGGACGGCGCGACGCTCTACGCGATCGGCGAATTCCACGGCACGGTACTCGCGATCGCACGCGATCCGGTGACGGGCGAGCTGGGCGAGGCGACCGTGTCGGACCTCGCGCCGAGCATCGCGCACCTGCCGCACGGCGCGCCGCGCCCGCCCGCGCCGACCGCGCCCTGCGTCTGGGCGGCCGACCTGCAGGTCTCGCCGGACGGCCGCCACGTCCACGCGACCGAGCGCACCACCAGCCGCATCATCACGTTTCGCGTGGGCGAGCAGCGTGCGCTGCATTATGCGAGCTGCATCGAGACCGAGAAGCAGCCGCGCGGCATCCGCCTCTCGCCCGACGGCACGCTGCTGGCCGCGAGCGGCGAGCTCTCGCCGTTCATCTCGCTGTACCGCGTCGATGCGGCGAGCGGCGCGCTGACGCCGGTGGCGCGCGTGGCGGGCGGCAAGGGCGCGAACTGGATCGAGATCCTGCCGCTCGGCAGCGCCTGA
- the betA gene encoding choline dehydrogenase, with amino-acid sequence MTTTLEYDYIICGAGSAGNVLAARLTEDPGVTVLLLEAGGPDYRFDFRTQMPAALAYPLQGRRYNWAYETDPEPHMDNRRMECGRGKGLGGSSLINGMCYIRGNALDYDNWATHAGLEDWTYLDCLPYFRRAETRDAGPNDYHGGDGPVSVTTSKPGVNPLFEAMVEAGVQAGYPRTDDLNGYRQEGFGPMDRTVTPRGRRASTARGYLDQARARPNLEIVTHAVADRVLFSGKRAYGVAYLRRGQPVTAHARREVLVCSGAIASPQLLQRSGVGPGQWLRELDIPVVHELPGVGQNLQDHLEMYIQYACKEPVSLYPALKWWNQPKIGLEWMLNGTGLGASNHFEAGGFIRTRDEDLWPNIQYHFLPVAINYNGSNAIEMHGFQAHVGSMRSPSRGRVKLTSRDPNAHPSILFNYMSEPLDWREFRDAIRVTREIMRQPALDRFRGQELNPGAELKSDAQLDAFVRQRAETAFHPSCSNKMGYDAMAVVDNEGRVHGLDGLRVVDASIMPIITTGNLNAPTIMIAEKIADRIRGRVPLARATAKYFVANGAPARGKPLREAQAA; translated from the coding sequence ATGACGACCACGCTCGAATACGACTACATCATCTGCGGCGCCGGCTCGGCCGGCAACGTGCTCGCCGCGCGGCTGACCGAGGACCCCGGCGTGACCGTGCTGCTGCTCGAGGCGGGCGGCCCCGACTACCGTTTCGACTTCCGCACCCAGATGCCGGCCGCGCTCGCCTATCCGCTGCAGGGCCGCCGCTACAATTGGGCCTACGAGACCGATCCCGAGCCGCACATGGACAACCGCCGCATGGAATGCGGACGCGGCAAGGGGCTCGGCGGCTCGTCGCTGATCAACGGCATGTGCTACATCCGCGGCAACGCGCTCGACTACGACAACTGGGCGACGCACGCGGGACTCGAGGACTGGACCTATCTCGACTGCCTGCCCTACTTCCGCCGCGCCGAGACGCGCGACGCGGGCCCCAACGACTACCACGGCGGCGACGGGCCGGTGTCGGTCACCACCAGCAAGCCCGGCGTGAATCCGCTGTTCGAGGCGATGGTGGAGGCCGGCGTGCAGGCCGGCTACCCGCGCACCGACGACCTGAACGGCTATCGGCAGGAAGGCTTCGGGCCGATGGACCGCACCGTCACGCCGCGCGGGCGCCGCGCCTCCACCGCGCGCGGCTACCTGGACCAGGCACGCGCGCGGCCGAACCTGGAGATCGTCACGCACGCGGTGGCCGACCGCGTGCTGTTCTCGGGCAAGCGCGCCTACGGCGTGGCCTACCTGCGCCGCGGCCAGCCCGTGACGGCGCACGCGCGCCGCGAGGTGCTGGTATGCAGCGGCGCGATCGCCTCGCCGCAGCTGCTGCAGCGCTCGGGCGTGGGTCCCGGCCAGTGGCTGCGCGAGCTCGACATTCCGGTGGTGCACGAGCTGCCCGGCGTGGGCCAGAACCTGCAGGACCATCTGGAGATGTACATTCAATACGCCTGCAAGGAGCCCGTGTCGCTGTACCCGGCGCTGAAGTGGTGGAACCAGCCGAAGATCGGCCTCGAATGGATGCTCAACGGCACCGGCCTCGGCGCGAGCAACCATTTCGAGGCGGGCGGCTTCATCCGCACCCGCGACGAAGACCTCTGGCCGAACATCCAGTACCACTTCCTGCCGGTGGCGATCAACTACAACGGCTCGAACGCGATCGAGATGCACGGCTTCCAGGCCCACGTCGGCTCGATGCGCTCGCCGAGCCGCGGCCGCGTGAAGCTGACCTCGCGCGATCCGAACGCGCATCCGAGCATCCTGTTCAATTACATGTCCGAGCCGCTCGACTGGCGCGAGTTCCGCGACGCAATCCGCGTCACGCGCGAGATCATGCGCCAGCCCGCGCTCGACCGCTTCCGCGGCCAGGAGCTGAATCCCGGTGCCGAGCTGAAATCGGACGCACAGCTCGACGCGTTCGTGCGCCAGCGCGCCGAGACGGCCTTCCATCCGTCGTGCTCGAACAAGATGGGCTACGACGCGATGGCGGTGGTCGACAACGAGGGGCGCGTCCACGGCCTGGACGGGCTGCGCGTGGTGGACGCGTCGATCATGCCGATCATCACGACCGGCAACCTCAACGCGCCCACCATCATGATCGCCGAGAAGATCGCCGACCGGATTCGCGGGCGCGTCCCGCTGGCGCGCGCGACGGCGAAATACTTCGTCGCGAACGGCGCGCCGGCGCGCGGCAAGCCGCTGCGGGAAGCGCAAGCCGCCTGA
- a CDS encoding TOBE domain-containing protein, with amino-acid sequence MRTSARNHFAGRIAGVKPGAVNDEVTLRTADGLEIVAIVTHGSAEALGLAAGVEAFALVKASSVLVMVEVEASRVSARNCVAGTVSALTKGAVNAEVSITAAGGAQVVAIVTNDSVDRLGLAVGQPASAVFKASSVIIGVDG; translated from the coding sequence ATGCGTACCAGTGCCCGCAATCATTTCGCCGGACGGATCGCCGGCGTCAAGCCCGGCGCGGTCAACGACGAGGTGACGCTGCGCACGGCGGACGGCCTCGAGATCGTGGCGATCGTCACGCACGGCAGCGCCGAGGCGCTCGGGCTCGCGGCTGGCGTCGAGGCATTCGCGCTCGTCAAGGCCTCGTCGGTGCTGGTGATGGTGGAGGTCGAGGCCAGCCGCGTGTCGGCGCGCAACTGCGTGGCCGGCACGGTGTCGGCGCTGACCAAGGGGGCCGTCAACGCCGAGGTCTCGATCACGGCGGCGGGCGGCGCGCAGGTGGTGGCGATCGTCACCAACGACAGCGTCGATCGGCTGGGGCTCGCCGTCGGCCAGCCGGCCAGCGCGGTCTTCAAGGCCTCGAGCGTGATCATCGGCGTCGACGGCTGA
- a CDS encoding M24 family metallopeptidase: MQDRREAVGERFSLDAMRHAREMTWRAVAAMRDEIRVGMRESEANARCNTLLTEMGMDRIWHPVLIRFGRNTLKTFGERAEADPVLAADDLFFIDLGVVWGRHEGDAGATYVVGDDAAMRACAQAAKTIHDEVAERWRTTGCGGIALYRYAAERAEAHGWRLNLEMRGHRVSDFPHAIYQAGKLADFDGAPAGGRWVLEIQIAHPTRPFGAFYEDLLI, from the coding sequence ATGCAAGATCGTAGAGAAGCGGTGGGCGAGCGTTTTTCGCTGGACGCCATGCGGCATGCGCGTGAGATGACATGGCGCGCGGTGGCGGCGATGCGCGACGAGATCCGGGTGGGCATGCGCGAGTCGGAGGCGAACGCACGCTGCAACACGCTGCTGACCGAAATGGGCATGGACCGGATCTGGCACCCGGTGCTGATCCGCTTCGGCCGGAACACCCTGAAGACGTTCGGCGAGCGAGCGGAGGCCGACCCGGTGCTGGCCGCCGACGACCTCTTCTTCATCGATCTCGGCGTGGTCTGGGGGCGCCACGAGGGCGACGCGGGCGCGACCTACGTGGTCGGCGACGACGCGGCAATGCGGGCCTGCGCGCAGGCCGCGAAAACCATCCACGACGAGGTGGCCGAACGCTGGCGCACCACCGGCTGCGGCGGCATCGCGCTCTATCGCTACGCGGCCGAACGTGCCGAGGCGCATGGCTGGCGCCTCAACCTCGAGATGCGGGGCCACCGCGTCAGCGATTTCCCGCACGCGATCTACCAGGCCGGCAAGCTCGCCGACTTCGACGGCGCACCGGCCGGCGGCCGGTGGGTATTGGAGATCCAGATCGCGCATCCGACGCGGCCGTTCGGCGCGTTCTACGAGGATCTGCTGATCTGA
- a CDS encoding MFS transporter, producing MPAAAPTPSAAPASAAARLERLPFSGYHALICAVIAIAFFFDSVDLGTMTFVLGSIRQEFGLSSATAGLVASASFFGMVAGAALAGLLADRFGRRPVFQWSMVLWGAASYLCSTAQSVEALIGWRVLLGVGMGMEFPIAQTLLSEFVPAANRGRLIALIDGFWPLGFICAGAVSYFVLPALGWRAVFALLAIPAVFVLVVRRVVPESPRWLEHHGRRDEAARVLERIEAKVMRSAGLASLPQPSRLAEPPVTRGRGALREIWSGPYRRRTAMVWLLWFFALLGFYGLTSWLGALLQQAGYALTQSVLYTVLISLGGVPGFLCAAWLVERWGRKPTTIASLVGGGALAYVYGQSALHGHSIALLIGTGLAMQFFLFGMWAALYTYTPELYGTGARATGSGFASAIGRIGSLIGPYVVGLVLPRFGQGGVFTLGALSFVMTALAVAWLGIETRGLALEALAGDDGEAAGQGRYAAGAAAE from the coding sequence TTGCCCGCCGCCGCCCCCACCCCGTCCGCCGCCCCCGCGAGCGCCGCCGCGCGCCTCGAACGCCTGCCGTTTTCCGGCTACCACGCGCTGATCTGCGCGGTCATCGCGATCGCGTTCTTCTTCGATTCGGTCGATCTGGGCACGATGACCTTCGTGCTCGGCTCGATCCGTCAGGAGTTCGGACTGTCGAGCGCGACGGCCGGCCTGGTCGCCAGCGCGAGCTTCTTCGGCATGGTGGCCGGCGCGGCGCTGGCGGGGCTGCTGGCCGACCGCTTCGGCCGCCGGCCGGTGTTCCAGTGGAGCATGGTGCTGTGGGGCGCCGCGTCCTATCTGTGCTCGACCGCGCAGAGCGTCGAGGCGCTGATCGGCTGGCGCGTGCTGCTCGGCGTCGGCATGGGCATGGAATTCCCGATCGCGCAGACGCTGCTGTCCGAATTCGTGCCCGCCGCCAACCGCGGCCGGCTGATCGCGCTGATCGACGGCTTCTGGCCGCTCGGCTTCATCTGCGCGGGCGCGGTGTCGTACTTCGTGCTGCCGGCGCTAGGCTGGCGCGCCGTGTTCGCGCTGCTCGCGATTCCCGCGGTGTTCGTGCTGGTGGTGCGCCGCGTCGTGCCGGAATCGCCGCGCTGGCTCGAACACCACGGCCGCCGCGACGAGGCCGCGCGCGTGCTCGAACGCATCGAGGCGAAGGTGATGCGCTCGGCCGGCCTCGCCTCGCTGCCGCAGCCGTCGCGGCTCGCCGAGCCGCCCGTCACGCGCGGCCGCGGCGCACTGCGCGAGATCTGGAGCGGCCCGTACCGGCGCCGCACGGCGATGGTCTGGCTGCTCTGGTTCTTCGCGCTGCTGGGCTTCTACGGCCTCACCTCGTGGCTCGGCGCGCTGCTGCAGCAGGCCGGCTACGCGCTCACGCAGTCGGTGCTCTATACCGTGCTGATCTCGCTCGGCGGCGTGCCCGGCTTCCTCTGCGCGGCCTGGCTCGTCGAGCGCTGGGGCCGCAAGCCCACCACCATCGCCTCGCTGGTCGGCGGCGGCGCGCTGGCCTACGTCTACGGGCAGAGCGCGCTGCACGGCCACAGCATCGCGCTGCTGATCGGCACCGGGCTCGCGATGCAGTTCTTCCTGTTCGGCATGTGGGCCGCGCTCTATACCTATACGCCCGAGCTGTACGGCACCGGCGCGCGCGCGACCGGCTCCGGGTTCGCCTCGGCAATCGGCCGGATCGGCTCGCTGATCGGCCCCTACGTGGTGGGCCTCGTGCTGCCGCGGTTCGGGCAGGGCGGCGTGTTCACGCTCGGCGCGCTGTCGTTCGTGATGACAGCGCTCGCGGTGGCCTGGCTCGGGATCGAAACCCGCGGGCTCGCGCTGGAGGCACTGGCGGGCGACGACGGCGAGGCCGCCGGGCAGGGGCGCTACGCGGCGGGAGCGGCGGCCGAGTGA
- a CDS encoding ABC transporter ATP-binding protein — translation MTPEPILTVSHLSKTYASGFKSLDDVNLSIRPGEIFALLGPNGAGKTTLISTICGIVTPTEGSVTVGGHDIRSGFRAAREMIGLVPQELTTDSFETVWATVSFSRGLFGKAPNPAHLEKVLKDLSLWDKRDNKLMTLSGGMKRRVLIAKALSHEPRILFLDEPTAGVDVELRRDMWKLVDQLRASGVTIVLTTHYIEEAEQMADRIGVINGGRIVLVEEKSELMRKLGRKQLTLQLDTPLAAIPDALARFRLELAKDGAELVYTYEAEREQAIAALLGALAEAGIRFRDLQTSQSSLEEIFVSLIDGGRPAPTSAASA, via the coding sequence GTGACTCCAGAACCGATCCTCACCGTCTCTCATCTGTCGAAAACCTACGCGTCGGGCTTCAAGTCGCTCGACGACGTGAACCTGTCGATCCGGCCCGGCGAGATCTTCGCGCTGCTCGGCCCGAACGGCGCCGGCAAGACCACGCTGATCAGCACCATCTGCGGCATCGTCACGCCCACCGAGGGCAGCGTGACGGTGGGCGGCCACGACATCCGGAGCGGCTTTCGCGCCGCCCGCGAGATGATCGGCCTGGTCCCGCAGGAGCTGACCACCGACTCGTTCGAAACGGTCTGGGCCACCGTCTCGTTCAGCCGCGGCCTGTTCGGCAAGGCGCCGAATCCCGCGCATCTCGAGAAGGTGCTGAAGGACCTCTCGCTCTGGGACAAGCGCGACAACAAGCTGATGACGCTGTCGGGCGGCATGAAGCGCCGCGTGCTGATCGCCAAGGCGCTCTCGCACGAGCCGCGCATCCTGTTCCTCGACGAGCCGACCGCCGGCGTGGACGTGGAGCTGCGCCGCGACATGTGGAAGCTCGTCGATCAGTTGCGCGCGAGCGGCGTGACGATCGTGCTGACCACCCACTACATCGAGGAAGCCGAGCAGATGGCCGACCGGATCGGCGTCATCAACGGCGGGCGGATCGTGCTGGTGGAGGAGAAGTCCGAGCTGATGCGCAAGCTCGGCCGCAAGCAGCTCACGCTGCAGCTCGACACGCCGCTCGCGGCGATTCCCGACGCGCTGGCCCGGTTCCGGCTCGAACTGGCCAAGGACGGCGCCGAGCTCGTCTACACCTACGAGGCCGAGCGCGAGCAGGCGATCGCCGCGCTGCTCGGCGCGCTGGCCGAGGCCGGCATCCGCTTCCGCGACCTGCAGACCTCGCAGAGCTCGCTCGAGGAAATCTTCGTGAGCCTCATCGACGGCGGCCGCCCCGCCCCGACGAGCGCCGCTTCCGCCTGA